The Lepeophtheirus salmonis chromosome 6, UVic_Lsal_1.4, whole genome shotgun sequence DNA window gaaattGATTATTCCCTATGTaacaatatattacaaatatttttaaatattcgtgTACAGCTTTACAATGTTTAAAATCCCTCCACTGTCTTTCTCTTTCCTTCACCTTGGAGCGTACAAAATATGCTGTGCTTTTGTAAGGACATCATTAACTTTTGGACTCTCTGTCCCACTGAATGTCTGGAGCTTGCACCCAAAAGAGTTATCTTAAACCAAAATAATGTCTCTATATCTTAAATTTGTGGGAGGACATTCCCACAAGAAATGATTGGTAGTCTCTAATAAACAGCAAAAAGGCATTCTCCACGTTTGTCCTTCTAAAATTTACTTCAAACTTCCAGAGTACAGCATGATTTAGGATATGTAAAACCTTTTTTGTAGCCTTAGTCAGAAGCTTACAACTAAAAGTTCCGATAACTTTATGTATGTTTATCTTGTGATTTCTTCGATTCAGACATTAATTAAAGGGTTTAGTTTATGGGATTATGTACACTTTCTTAACAATTATACCGAAACCGTAGCTTACCTCAATCTGAATGGCACAATTGGTCTTTGGACTTTAATTATCTTGGGAAATGTACAATAATATGGCGTAATgctattttgtttaataaagatggTTATATGACAGCGTCAGCAACAATACACATTTCATAGGCTCTAACTTCTTTTAGATATAAACATTCCCTCACTGGCATCTCCCATTCCAAAAGATAGTTCATACCCCTTGATAATCGCTTTTGATCCTTTGCAGAATCTCTCTAGTcttgataaaaagtatttaaggcTTTAAATTTGGTGCAAATTTATATGGAACACCCCGTATATTATACTTGGATGGACATACGTCATACagatttttccttattttgtatcagatgttaaaaaaatatatgcattatttCTAGAAGCCAATTATATAgggtatttacataataatctAAGTCAATTCTATTTAACTATGAGTAACAAATAAGTACATAATGAGATTTGCTAGCATTGGGGCTTTGACACAATATTGTATCAAAAGTCAATATTGGATCTATATCTTTGTTccatcaatacaaaagcaagctagaatgaatttttttaaaaatggcatTTGTATTATCGGACAAATTATCAAGTTTAATCAACACATAATTACGATGAAATGTGTCGCAAATTCTACTGGAGttaccaaaattgattgtcacaacataaaatgagaaaatgacAGATTGTATTTGAAAGGGCCCACAGGGTGGGAGGGGTAGCAATATACGTATCTTAAATCAATTAAGGATTTTAAACTCGAtacattatgtcaaaaaaaaaagatacaacatTGGAtacaacacatatatatatgtaagccTTTTTCTAGtccttaaaacatatttttagtcaCTTTTTGGCTCCTTCCAATTAATGGCTCAGTGTAGggaatttatctgtaaaaattTTACAGGCTTGTCGATGAACGTTGACTGATGGCTCTGAGAATAATCTAGGATTTTTAAAGCTCTCaacagaaatttaaaatttaacatcaaCTTTGGACTTATTTTTATGGGACACCCACTACACTTGGCTACAGTGGTATTACCAATAAAGTTATGCAGATCCTGGAAGCTGACATGAAAATGAAGTAgattctacaaaattttatggtAGATTGAAAGAACACTAGTTAGGCAGGACAATCTATATTGGTGGCTCCCGAATATGATTAAAAACCCTgcaactgatttaaaaaattgtaatattcctCAAGCAAAGTTACATTTACATATGTAAAGATTGCAGTTTTGGTTCAGCACACACAGTTATTTACTATTAGTTTATTCGtcttatttatttctaagtCAGAGCCCTTAAGCTTACAGCCGCCTACCTTGCCTCGTTAGAGTGTTGAGGCTCCCCTTGAAAGTATACCTTGTGGTATTTACAAGTCTATGTATACACTTTATTGAGCTCTTTCATACTAGAACCatagaaaataacataaatcaTACTCAATTCAAGATTTTCTGTAATCAAGATAAACATCTAATCAGTATCTTctatttatcctttaatatttctgaatattcaattatatatctgaatcttttttatagtatgaaaaaaaacttacataaaTGACGTTCTAAGGTCTGTGACAGAGATGGGAGGACAGACTTTTCTACAACCTGAGATTGAAGGCAAAACAAGACCTCCTTTATAGTTTTTTGCTTCACAATATTATCCCATAAAGTCCAACTTGTTCACCTCTGATGGGTATTTTGGCCACCTTGTGTTGTCCCAAAAAGCTGTCCACTTCTGGATATATTGCTGGGTCTAGGTACTCCATCCTTTTGGAGAACCGCATTGTTGTTGGGGAAGCCGCCCTTGACCCATGGGACCATCTTGGAGCTCAACTTTGAAATTCTGAGTCTTGGAGAAAAAGCAAATACACAATTCAATGTAGACACGGTGTTATCTCGCtacacaaaaatactctatgtaTTTGTTATAAGCTGTCTATTCCCTCTTCTCATTTCATACATCGtggttatttcatatttttttatttatgatacaaattaatatattataacactattaatacaattttacaatCCGATTCCAACAGAACTGGAATATCAAgcaaggctaatagaaatacaaggtaaaccatcatgtaattgtcCTTGCTAGGCAAGAcacacagattttgacaaaacacgcaaccactcatagtttatgacgtcactatggATAGAATTTTCCATTTAATGAATTGTACCGACTGccgggcaagaaaaacagattttgacaacaaATGCAACccctcatacactatgacgtcaatattaaaaagcgtggtgggagtcaaacatcagtcgcaCAGACGTTATGgtattactttgtatttttattcatcttggGGAATATAAATTCTTGTtgataatatctatttatattgattGGTGCTTGAAGCGACATCTACATAAATTACGACATCACGTGGTTACTCCATTGTTATTATAACAGTAATAACTAGTATGTTCAAATCGTAATTACATTaagttattcattgttttagtATCCGTGATCtgtaaaaagtaacatttatcCGCATCCTATTATATTTAGATCAGAACTTCTGGTAAACtctgaataatatttgaaacaaatagaTGTCTAACGTTTGTTTCGGATCTGGATCCAAAACTTGATAGTATAGGTTTGTCTTGTTTTTAGTTACTGCACAAAGCGGtcatatccagttttcaaatttagaaacgTTAAAAAATGGGAAACCGTGTGTAGGAGACCCTGAGCAATGTCTTTGTCCGTTTTCCTTGTCTTACCACTTAATAAAAGATTGACtatatttagacaaaaattagtaaataagaaattttgtaAGATCTAAAGCAGGAGTTCCCAACCTTTCTGGTGCCGTGCCCCCCTAAATCAAATTTACCATGTTGCGGTGATCCCAAGGAAAGAAAATGAGTTAATTTTATTCAACTTCACTGCATTTTTGGAGCTAACTTGTGACGGTATTATTAGAGAAGTATAGTGTAATCAACTGGTTACCATGTTCAGCTCCTAGCATTCCTAGAGAAATGTTTTCGGTTGTTAGCTACATCAACTCATTGGCAATGGTGTGAGGTTTCTTGCCTTTGGAGATTATGAGCAATATCAAATACAAAGCTTCCATATTTTGCTGTTGTTATTTGCCACCAAAAACCAAttcgtttattttcttatacaccATCAGCTTTTTCTTAAAGTACTCACAAAGTTAGGATGTATAGtgtcaaaatagatttttatatttttgactctTAAAGGGTAGAAACAGAAAGAGGATGATGTAAGAGAAGTAAAACATGTCGTAGAAGTGTGAAATTCAGGGTGACCAGATTCTTATTGTTAAGTTTTGGTGTCTTTCCTAAAATAGCTAGGGTAGAACGGAATTACAAATGCATAGCTACGCtatgacaaatatctataaataaaaattcctccaatatttttttccccctaataCTAATAGATTCATCATGGGCaatctgaaattttatataataaatattattttagtttactATTATAACTAGagaataatgatattaatacGAAAATACAACACAAGGAGATTTGGtatcataaaataacttttagaaGTCACTTTTTTGGGGTCACGTCCCAAAGTTTAGTATCGACTGATCTGAAGAAAGAAgggtaattttattaattttgtagcaTGTAGAAGGGATATTAAATTGAGGAAagataatttcgtatttcccgtgctctttttttgaaaataaggatATCCTGTTCATTATTGGTTACCTTCTATCATACGATAATGCATTATAAAGGTTTGAGTATGTACTACAAACGCTTTATTGCTAGTATTGTGCTTGGCTGGTTCAATCGGGATCGACAAAATTATATTCGTacactccaagcaattgggaGTCTCCAGGAACTTTATGtacgtcgtcagcaagtccgaaacgttgaagaggaagaagggctctatcaagAATCCCAAACTACACGCGGATGAGTTAAAGATAACTGCCCACGTCAATTCTCTCAATCCCATAAGGGTCCATACAAGAGATCATGGGGATTCACACCATACTGTCaagagagcaataaaaaaagtgaatggaaAGCACATTGTGAGGCctaagaggccacttttgacccCATCTTTTTCGTtccaatactaattttttttacacttttggcccccttacATCCCTGATGCCAACACCTTCCACTACATCTTTTGGTTGCATGTCGAGGGAAGGCCAGCAGTTTCCTTCGTCCAAACACAACATTTGCGAGACACCACTCCCAAATATCCAAGTGTTTTTGATGAAGCTtgcaaaatgtatttacatttctCTAGATCTATaatatcagtaaaaaatataaaataatgattcaagACAGTTAGTCATAAagtacattaaaattatatttgtatagaGAACCAACGACACATGATTATATTCACGATggatcaacaaattattttcatggcaaatatcaatatcaatttaataaaacatatgatACAAACGAATGATCCACATTTCAGATATAAATACGTGTGTTTTactcttaaatttaataatcatttgtaAGATGTGGAACATATACATTGTCTTATTTCTTTTAACAGTATTTGAAGGAGCATATTCGGTAGATTCAATTTCGTGTAAGCCAAAATCTTTCTCAAATAATCAATATCTTCTTTAACAGAACTGAGCCATGCTCAATGTAGAATCATCCATGATAAGTATAGCTACGAGGGAATGGGATCCAGAAATCTATTAGGAGGAAAAGTGTGGCCCAACAATACTGTTCCCTATATATTAGCTGGAGGATTCAGTAAGGATGATTTGAGTTTAATCCAATCTGCTATGGATGgaatagaaaagaaaacatGTGTGCGATGGGTTCCTAGGAATggagaaaaaagttatgtttacataaaaaacgATGAGTCAGGATGTTTTGCTGTGCTTGGTTATAATGAGTATAGAGGAAAGCATGTATTGAATTTGCAAAGAAGCAATGGATTTTCCACTTGCATGGtaagtagaaaaataagaacaagTTTTCTTggtaaatttaaagattttttaataacctatttttcatttataaaacaaacgtcgcaactataaatatattcaataaaataaatagattgtaatataaaattaaggtGAATAGGGCATTTAAAACATAACTCCTTGTCGAATTGAACGACTAGAGGGAGtcagttaaatatttaaatcaactttataaaaatatagactcCTTTActctttgaaaatgaattatcaaTGACTTTGATATAATCAGTGTTGTAAATCAGTTTTCCAAATGTATTGCTAGTAGCTTTCTTAAGTATATGTGTCAATCCACAGTAATCTGGTAAATGAATATAAAGTTCCACCCATATACCTTtcccaatttttaatataactctAGAGCCCCTGGAGTCAATATATTCAAGGTTTTATCCActcttattcattttaatttctaaatgttCTATCTTCGTTACCACCATACAatagaaacattattttctttagatcTTTGGAATTGCACAACACGAAATGCTTCATATTCTTGGATATGGTCATGAGCAAACACGACCTGACCGAGATAGTTATGTCAGAATACATTGGGATATGATTCAGAGAGATGCCATaagcaattattttaaaagcattTATGATAATACCACTATCATACCACCCCAATGCAGACCCAGGTCAACTGCAACAACCTTTGATGATTGTTATTCAGGTTTTACAACCGACACTTTTGGGTATCCTTACGAATATGGATCTGTGATGCATTATGGACTGGATGAGTGAGTAGATAACTAATTCATCactctcttttttatatataatttcaaaatagttttcaaaCGTCAGATAAAAATACAATGGATGTACTCAGATCTGTACCGTTTGGAATTCGAATTGGTCAAAGAATAGGAATGACAGAATTGGATGCATTGAAAGTTAAAGCCAAATATAATTGCGATCAATTATCAACTCTTTCTACAACATCCCCAACAAATGCTTCAACATCACCGACAAATGCTACAACAACaggttcaaaaaatataaaaattatagggatgggtctttatatttttttggaaaaggataGATACGGATAATTGAACTTCAGAgatcattaaattagctgtggtCACTTATCcaatgaaggaaattaacacaaaatTCAGTCCGTATTTTGGGAATTTTCACTTTATGGTTTATAGTACGTTTATGTTCTttactcaagaatgaaataatactcCTAACAGCAATGGAGcatataaaataaccatataTTTAGGTAACATCTACAAAAAGACTCttgcattattttcatttatgaatgtagttaaaaattaaagattaatcTATGGTTTAGTTATCACTTGTATACAAAAGTCCTCAAATTGAGTATATTAATACTCCAAACGACCCGCAACCAGGGAGGAATATATAACTAACAACACGGTAAAAATTAATAtccctaaataaataaagataaaaacactttttttaaattttatcagtCAGGTACCCATTTTTGCATGTTACACGcacgtatttttttcaattgatattaCGGGTACTAATCCGCAGTATGAGTTTATCCGAATCCATCCCTAGTACATTatcatacataaaattaaaaactaaattcaaatttttagtttcAGTTTGTGAAGATAAATGGATATACTGTCAAAGCATGCCAGAATGGTGTTCTAATAAAGATACTAGTAAGAATTGTCAAAAAACATGTAAACTGTGTCCAGAAGACATTAATACTACAACAACAACTTTCACCACACCTAATACAACCACTTCAGGTAGTCATTTGTTAAACTTTGCAATATgatcaaaaacattaaatgtcTTAAATTGATATTCCGGGTACTAATCCGCAGGATGGGTTTACCCAAATCCatctctaatatattataatacataacaTCAAAAACTAAGTATTAATTTCTCTTCTCAGTTTGCGAAGATAAATGGATATATTGTGACAGCATGAGAGAATGGTGTCCCTTTAAATATACTAGCGAGAACTGTCAAAAAACATGTAAGCTGTGTCCAGAAGACATTaatactacaacaacaacaacaactttcACCACAGCTAATACAACCACTTCAGGtaatcatttattaaactttGCAATATgatcaaaaacattaaatgtcTTATATTGATATCCCGGGTATTAATCCACAGGATGGGCTTACTCAAATCCATctctaatatattatcatacataacattaaaaactaaatgtaaatttttggttTCAGTTTGCGAAGATAAATGGATATATTGTGACAGCATGAGAGAATGGTGTCCCTTTAAATATACTAGCCAGAACTGTCGAAAAACATGTAAGCTGTGTCCAGAAGACATTaatactacaacaacaacaactttcACCACAGCTAATACAACCACTTCAGGTAATCATTTTCAAACTTTGCAATATgatcaaaaacattaaatgtcATCCACTCCAGATTGCTTTGACAAGTTCGATACGTGCGGGGAGTATTTATCTTATTGTTCCGATAAGATGATCGCCGATAATTGTCCAAGATCATGTCAGTTGTGCCCTGGGCAAGGACAAACCACAACTAAAAAGCCCGACACAAGTAAtagaattttttgatatttcatatatattatttatcatttacttttGTCATAGACTGTGTTGACTCAAGCTCAAATTGTGAGGGTCTGAAGGACTTTTGTtatcattcttatttaaaagaaaattgtaaagcCACTTGTGGCATTTGTTAAATACAGGTTAGACTCTTTTGTTCCTTTTTaacactaaattatttatttaaatctaatactaattttgtttaagactgaaaacaacaaaaatgggCATGTACAATCTTTTGGAAATAAGAATGATggatttacaatttaaataattatatgtttatagtttaaatatgataaattattcatagcTTATTCTGTCTGTTTCGATTTGTACATAGAGTATaactaatattcaaataaatacaattattaacgCATCATAAACACTTGTGAATATCATTTTGATAATCCGGTTAGTCGACTGAATAAGAAATAGATTCCAATGTGTAATGCATTACATTATCAACTGTTAAACAAAAAGTCCTTAACTCTTAACGACAGCTCCAACGTCCCACAAAACCTCCGCAGAAAAATTGCTCAAAACATCTGGAATTGCCATAGCTCATGGATAGCACGCT harbors:
- the LOC121120186 gene encoding zinc metalloproteinase nas-6 isoform X1, translating into MGSRNLLGGKVWPNNTVPYILAGGFSKDDLSLIQSAMDGIEKKTCVRWVPRNGEKSYVYIKNDESGCFAVLGYNEYRGKHVLNLQRSNGFSTCMIFGIAQHEMLHILGYGHEQTRPDRDSYVRIHWDMIQRDAISNYFKSIYDNTTIIPPQCRPRSTATTFDDCYSGFTTDTFGYPYEYGSVMHYGLDDFQTSDKNTMDVLRSVPFGIRIGQRIGMTELDALKVKAKYNCDQLSTLSTTSPTNASTSPTNATTTVSVCEDKWIYCQSMPEWCSNKDTSKNCQKTCKLCPEDINTTTTTFTTPNTTTSVCEDKWIYCDSMREWCPFKYTSENCQKTCKLCPEDINTTTTTTTFTTANTTTSVCEDKWIYCDSMREWCPFKYTSQNCRKTCKLCPEDINTTTTTTFTTANTTTSDCFDKFDTCGEYLSYCSDKMIADNCPRSCQLCPGQGQTTTKKPDTNCVDSSSNCEGLKDFCYHSYLKENCKATCGIC
- the LOC121120186 gene encoding zinc metalloproteinase nas-6 isoform X2, coding for MGSRNLLGGKVWPNNTVPYILAGGFSKDDLSLIQSAMDGIEKKTCVRWVPRNGEKSYVYIKNDESGCFAVLGYNEYRGKHVLNLQRSNGFSTCMIFGIAQHEMLHILGYGHEQTRPDRDSYVRIHWDMIQRDAISNYFKSIYDNTTIIPPQCRPRSTATTFDDCYSGFTTDTFGYPYEYGSVMHYGLDDFQTSDKNTMDVLRSVPFGIRIGQRIGMTELDALKVKAKYNCDQLSTLSTTSPTNASTSPTNATTTVSVCEDKWIYCQSMPEWCSNKDTSKNCQKTCKLCPEDINTTTTTFTTPNTTTSVCEDKWIYCDSMREWCPFKYTSQNCRKTCKLCPEDINTTTTTTFTTANTTTSDCFDKFDTCGEYLSYCSDKMIADNCPRSCQLCPGQGQTTTKKPDTNCVDSSSNCEGLKDFCYHSYLKENCKATCGIC